ACTGAACACGCTGTTGCTGGCGTTGGTGGCCGTTCCCAGGAGCGTGGAACCGGCGAAAAAATCCACATGCGCCACCGCACCGTCGCTGTCCGCGGCGGCGGCGGCGATGGTGATGCTGGCGGGCTCGGTGAAGGTCGCTCCATTCGTCGGACCCGTGATGTTCACCGTGGGCGGCGCGTTCGGTGGCAATCCAACTCCGCCCTCGGCAGTAAGATTGTCGAGAGAACCGATGACTCCTCCCGGGTCAAAAAATGACCCCCAGAACGCGTAATACCCGAACCGGTGAACGCTCGGGCCCGGCAGCGGAAGATCGGTCAACATCTCCGTTGTCTGACCGACCTGAAGGGGCGCGCCGCCGGCATTCGTTCCCTGAAAAACTTTTGCCGTGATGTGGGCGGTGGCATTGGACACGGCGGCAAGATCAGCGACGGTCGGCGTCGTAAAGGCAAGCTGGAACGACGCGAAATCGGTTGCGGAGTAGTTCGGGCCGGCGGCCGACACGGCTGAGCGGGAATCCGCCGCGGATCCGTCGGTATTGAACAAATGATTGAAGCTGAAATTCGAGTCGGCGTTCGTTGCGGAAAAATCAATCACCGAAATGGTGAAGGACGTTTCGGAGAGAAACGAAGGGTCGATGGGAGTTACGTGGAACGCGATTCCGTTGCTGGAGGCCAGGTTCAACCATCCCATCACGCCGCCACAGTTTGGATAATTATCGGCGTCCGGCCGAAAATCGGAAGTAACCGTATAAACACCGCTGGTCGGAGCCAGGTCCGCTGCGTACCAGGCGGACCGCACGGCGAATGTGCCGGTGTCGCCGATTTGGGAGGCGCTCAGAACCGAGTTTGAAACCACGTCGAGAACCACCACCGCGTTGTCCGGGCTGTCATTGAACGCGTTGACAAGCTGAACCAGATTATTCGTCGAACTTCCGTCATTCACCGTGGCCGACGAGGAAGAGAAGGGCAGCCCGAGTGCGCACGCCAGAAACAATCCGAACTTTGAGGGCGAATTCATGGATGACAGGTTTTGGTTCGTTTCACGCCGGATGAAACTCATTCCTTCGCGTTTGATCCGTGGACGCACGAAGCTATTGAGGGTGCAGTTCAACGTCAAGTTTTCTGTCGTCACCCCGGCAAAACCGTCCGTCACGACGCGCAGAATCGTTCAAACGCGCCCCCGAACAATTCTCCGACATCGCGTTCGATGTCAGCCGTCGTCGGCTCCCAGCCCACGCGCCGGAGATCGGCGTATTTGTCCGCCAGAACGCGCGCAAGGATCTCCCGAAAATGACTCCACTTGTAAACGAGCTGGTCGAGCACGCGGGCGTCGGACTGCTGCGGCGTGACACTGAGCCCGATCAGTTCGAGGCGCATGCGCGTCATTTCCTCGGCGACCGACGGCACGTTGGTGAACCACCAGCAGCCGAACACGTGCAGGTTTCGGAACTTGCGCGCCAGCACGCACAACTCGTGCTGGTTCTCCCGCGAGAGCACGGTGGCGAGGAATTTGTTCTCGGGAAATCAGGCGCAGAGGTTTTGCAAGGCCTGCAGATTGCTCCGGCCCACGCCGTCGCCCGCCAGCCGCAGTTGCGGGTTGACGCCGCGCTTCACGCCCAGCATCAGCGCGAACGGCAGGCCGGACTCGCGGCAATGGGGCAGCACGGCCTTCTCCAGCAACCGGGCGCAATCGGTTTGTTCAGGGAAATCGAAATCCGGCGGCAGCGAAACCATCAGATACTTCGCGCTGATTCGCTTCGTCCAATCCGCCAGAAAACGGCGGACTTCACCGATCACCTGGCCGGACAACTCGGCGCCAGCGTGGTAGCCCCACGCCGCCAGGCGCGGGGCGGCACGCGGCCAGTCCAGCAGCAGCGGATCAATGCGCAGGGCGCCGACAAAGCGCTCGTCCCGTCGAAATCTATTCTGCCATACCGGCCGCTCCAGATCGTCGAACGGCGAATTGGTCATGCAGATTTTTTCCACGTTCGCCGATTCAAGGCAGCGGGTGACGTGCTTCTCCAGGTTTTGTCCGGCGAACCAGCGGCGCAGCGCGCTCAGATCCCTCTTCCGCACGTCGAGCCCGAGCAAGTTGAGCGTCGTCAGCACGCCGCGGCACGCCTCGGAAACCGGCGAGTGCCGGATGAACAGCGTGCTCCAGATCAAATCCGCCTGCCGTGTTTTTGAAAGCGACCAGAATTGCTCGCTGGGAATTTCAAGGCGCCGGAATGCCTCGGCCACGAGGTAATGATACGTCAGCAGGTCATCGATTCCCCACAGTAAAAGATACTTGAACGCGGGATCATACAGGTGCGTGTGAATATCGAATACCGGCGTCGCCGCGACGATTCTTTCGACGCGCTTCGCCAGCGCGCGCCGTTCCGGTTCCGTTATTGTTCCCGTCATTGCCATAAATGATTTCCGGCGCGCCGATAAACTGCCGTTTGCCCGCGAATGCTCAACCGATTTTGCGCAGCGACGCCCTCGCTCGCCTGACCCAGACGCGTTCGCGCTTCCTCTGAAATGCCGGCGCGTGCGCGTCGTCCGAAACGACTTCCCGCAATTCCACCCGGGCAAGCTCCGCCTCCTGCTTCTGCAGGTAAAGCTCCGACAATTGCACCCGTGCCCGGGCATACGAATGGTCCTCCAGGACTTTTTTCCAGGTGGCGATCGCGGCGTCCGTCTCGCCCAGCGCGGTTTGCGTTTCGGCGAGGGCCATCAACGAATAACCGTAGTCGTGCTTTGGGTTTTCCGCGCAAACCTTTTCCAGCAGCGGACGCGCCTCGCCGGGATTCTTTTTTCGCAGCAGGCACTGGCCCAGGTGCGACCGCGTGTCAATGTCCTCGGCGTCGCGTTCCAGTGCGGCGCGATAACACGCCTCGGCGAGGTCGAGTTTGCCTTGTTGAAAATAAACGTCCCCGAGCTGCGAATGGTGATGGGCCTTGTCCAGGTGATGAATCTGCGCCTCGAGCTCCTTGATGCGGCGGCGGTCATGAGCGCCCGGCAGTTCAAAACCTCGTGTTGCGGACGGCGCCGCGCGATAGACGAAAAAAAAATAAAGCAGCGCGCTCACGCCCCAGCCAAAGAAGATGAAGATCGCCCAGATCCATTCCTCGCGCCTCGCCGCGTCGATAAACATCCAGACCTGGAACGCGGTCATCACCAGGACCGCGGGATTGGTGAGCAGGAACTCCCAGTTGGCCACGTCGGAAATCAGCGAAGCGAAGAAGCAGGGTATCGCGTGCGCCGCGGTGAGCATGTCGGCAAAATTACGCAGCCGGATTGCGCTTGCCAACAAAGTTTTTGCCGATGACTCACAATGCGTTGGCATCGCTCCGTTTTCGTGGTATGGACGGTGCGTGAAGCAATTCTTCGCGCCCAATCTGGATGGCAAGGGCCGGCTGGTTCGCGCCTTGTACGGCGGGGTGATGATCGCCGCGGCATGGTATTTGAACCGGACGGGTCATCCATGGTTTGCCGGCGGGGCGGTCCTGGCCGGCGGGTTTGCGTGGATCGAGGCCGCGCGCGGCTGGTGCGTCGCCCGCGCCTGTGGCATCAAGACCCGCTGGTAATTCC
This genomic interval from Candidatus Angelobacter sp. contains the following:
- a CDS encoding Ig-like domain-containing protein codes for the protein MNSPSKFGLFLACALGLPFSSSSATVNDGSSTNNLVQLVNAFNDSPDNAVVVLDVVSNSVLSASQIGDTGTFAVRSAWYAADLAPTSGVYTVTSDFRPDADNYPNCGGVMGWLNLASSNGIAFHVTPIDPSFLSETSFTISVIDFSATNADSNFSFNHLFNTDGSAADSRSAVSAAGPNYSATDFASFQLAFTTPTVADLAAVSNATAHITAKVFQGTNAGGAPLQVGQTTEMLTDLPLPGPSVHRFGYYAFWGSFFDPGGVIGSLDNLTAEGGVGLPPNAPPTVNITGPTNGATFTEPASITIAAAAADSDGAVAHVDFFAGSTLLGTATNASNSVFSFTWNNVVAGSYSLTAQATDNRGGVSTSSPVNITVSASTGGGPTMTLTNTGGTIDISWPVTGYQLQMTTNLSSPNWTDVAINTVNTNHVTLQITAANMFFRLVQAGAPTGPALTIQPSSNSVVISWPAQVTGYRLQSKTDLNTASWTDIATSNNQFTETISGSAKFYRLISP
- a CDS encoding tetratricopeptide repeat protein encodes the protein MLTAAHAIPCFFASLISDVANWEFLLTNPAVLVMTAFQVWMFIDAARREEWIWAIFIFFGWGVSALLYFFFVYRAAPSATRGFELPGAHDRRRIKELEAQIHHLDKAHHHSQLGDVYFQQGKLDLAEACYRAALERDAEDIDTRSHLGQCLLRKKNPGEARPLLEKVCAENPKHDYGYSLMALAETQTALGETDAAIATWKKVLEDHSYARARVQLSELYLQKQEAELARVELREVVSDDAHAPAFQRKRERVWVRRARASLRKIG